A segment of the Candidatus Hydrogenedentota bacterium genome:
AGACGGGCGTCTCTCCCTGTAGCATCTTTCCCGCGAGGATCGAACATACGCCCGCTTCGCCGTGCGGACTCTGCCGCGGCCCGTAGACGTTCGGGAAGCGCAGAATCGTGTACGACAATCCGTACATCCTGCTGTAAAGGCGGATGTATTGCTCGACGCAGTACTTGCTGACGCCGTAGTGGGATAAAGGCGCTGAAGGCGTTTGTTCCGAGGCGGGAAGGTGTTCCGGTTCGCCGTAAATCGCGCCGCCCGTGGACGCGAAGAGGAACTTGCGTACGCCTTGTTTCACGCACGCTTCGAGCAGGTTGATGCTGCCGAGGATGTTCGTGTCCGCATCGTATTTCGGGTCCTGCAGACTCTTACGAACATCAATTTGCGCGGCCAGATGATTGACTATCTCCGGGCGTTCCTGCGCCAAGAGGTTCTGCAACTCGCCGCTTCGGATGTCCACCTCGTAGAACATGGCCTGGGCAGGCACGTTGCGCCGCGCGCCGCTGGACAGATTATCTGCAATGACCACTTCGTGGCCCGCGGCCAGATAGACGTCCGCCACGTGCGACCCGATGAAGCCCGCACCGCCTGTCACGAGGATTTTCGCCATACTGCAACCTCCGCGCATATCGATGGCCTTGGAAGGCGCACATCTTAACAGACCAGCCCGGACACCGGCAAAAGACGGGTTCAGCGTTGCGCCGCGGCGGTGTCTTCGAGCACTTGGGCCATCTCGCGCACGGCACGGTCCAGCGTGAAATGCGCGAGCGCGCGGTCGCGCCCCCGCGCGCCCATGGCGCCCGCGCGGCTCGGGTCCTCCAAGAGCGCGCCGATGCGCAGCGCCAGGGCGGCGGCGTCTCCGGGCGGAACCAGAAAGCCCGTTTCCCCCTCGAGAACCGTGTCGCGCGGGCCGCCCCCGTCCGTGGCGATTACGGGCCGCGCCGCGAGCATCGCCTCAACAACGGTGCGGCCGAAGGGCTCCGGGGTGACCGAAGGCAGCACGAGCAGGTCGGCGGACGCCAGTATTCCCGGGATATCCTGACGGATGCCCGTGAACAGCACGCGGTCCGCGATACTGAGTTCTTTGCAGCGCGTGCGCAGTTCGTCCAGATACTCGGGTTTGTTTGAAGCGGCCCCCCCTACGACAACGAACCGCGTTTCAGGATGCGCGGGCAGCACGCGCGCGGCGGCTTCAAGGAACACGTGCTGCCCTTTCCAGGGCTCGAGCCGCCCAATCGTGACGACCACGCGGTCTTCGGTGCTCAGCCCGAACTCCCGGCGGAACGCGCCGCCATCGGGCAAGCGCGCGAAATCGCTGGCGTCTATGCCGTTGAAAACGAGGCTGGGGTCCGCTCCAGACGCGCGGAGCCAGTCCCGCACGGCCGTCGAGTTCGCTACCGGTCGCGCCGCCAAGTGCGCGACAAGCCTCAACATGACCCGCGCGACCTTCGAGTCGGGAACCAGTTCCCGGACATGCCAGACGAGCGGGCGCCGGGCGAGCCGCGCCCCGGCCGCGCCCTGCAGGTTAAACAACGTGTTCACATGCACCACGTCCGCGCGCAACCGGCGCAGGTCCCGCGCCACGCCCGCGGCCGCGGGCCAGAAGTTCGCGAAGTATCGCGCCAGTTTGAGCGGCTGAAGCGCGCGCCGCGGAGCCACGAAAGTCCGCTCGATTACCGGAATGCCCGTATCCCGGTACCTGCCCGCGAGCGGGTCCCCGGAGCGCAGAATCATGGCTGGTGAAAAGCGGTCCCGGGGCAGATGCGTGACCAAGTCGAAGAGCGAGCGGTCGGACCCGCCGCACACGTCGGCGGTAAAATGACAGAAGACAGCGCGAATGGGCCGTGCTTCAGGCACCGGCGGTCTCCGGCGCGGCGCTCGCAGACGGTTCGTCGATCCGGCCGTGCCGCACCAGCGCGGCCGCCATAAGCGTGGACAACGCCAGCAACAGCCAGAACCCCTGCGACATCACCGGCCACTGGAAAAAGTTCTCGAATGTCGAGTGGAACAGGTAGCCCAGCAGCGCAGCCGCCGTACCGACGAAGAGATTGTGGTCCAGTTCGTCCCGCGGCCGGGCGCGCCACTCGCGCACGACCCAGCTGAACCACGTGAACAAGTACAGGCCCAGGGAGCCCAGCATGAGCAGGCCGCCCTTGACCAGGATTTGCAGGTACGCGCTGTGCACCGTGGCGACGGCCTTGGGGGTTGGGCGTTCGCGCGGCACGTACCGCTGATTGCGGACGATTGTTTTTATGTTGTAGTAGCAACCCCA
Coding sequences within it:
- a CDS encoding NAD-dependent epimerase/dehydratase family protein → MAKILVTGGAGFIGSHVADVYLAAGHEVVIADNLSSGARRNVPAQAMFYEVDIRSGELQNLLAQERPEIVNHLAAQIDVRKSLQDPKYDADTNILGSINLLEACVKQGVRKFLFASTGGAIYGEPEHLPASEQTPSAPLSHYGVSKYCVEQYIRLYSRMYGLSYTILRFPNVYGPRQSPHGEAGVCSILAGKMLQGETPVLYGYGAPLRDYVYVGDIAQGALLALEKGDGEILNLGSGRGASVRELFDILKEFTGFQGEPALAPLRPGEVERIYTTGGRAREVLGWSPRTDLREGLRLTLEFIRAHP
- a CDS encoding glycosyltransferase family 4 protein, with protein sequence MPEARPIRAVFCHFTADVCGGSDRSLFDLVTHLPRDRFSPAMILRSGDPLAGRYRDTGIPVIERTFVAPRRALQPLKLARYFANFWPAAAGVARDLRRLRADVVHVNTLFNLQGAAGARLARRPLVWHVRELVPDSKVARVMLRLVAHLAARPVANSTAVRDWLRASGADPSLVFNGIDASDFARLPDGGAFRREFGLSTEDRVVVTIGRLEPWKGQHVFLEAAARVLPAHPETRFVVVGGAASNKPEYLDELRTRCKELSIADRVLFTGIRQDIPGILASADLLVLPSVTPEPFGRTVVEAMLAARPVIATDGGGPRDTVLEGETGFLVPPGDAAALALRIGALLEDPSRAGAMGARGRDRALAHFTLDRAVREMAQVLEDTAAAQR